From one Synechocystis sp. PCC 6803 substr. PCC-P genomic stretch:
- a CDS encoding DEAD/DEAH box helicase has translation MATIHGNWQPSHGENGGKLFLWADTWGHPLPETIGDRHPFALDLPDLLQAWSNLPLAFPKADGVTEAALTLHLPSHRQQKIPLPFVTGQDPVAMDAKYLHWRSWQVTGVNLTPSQTLTLLQSIPLGGQALANLGSEFYFYGQLHRWCLDLVLRGKFVPGLEQRGEDGNYYAQWIPILDSIQDQTHLAQFSQRVPACALANLTDSQEPQMLVVDLLQKLLQAQIGAVSPSLANVKEVWLNDWLRGLTHGGQTSLGTGKALQRLATSLDHWYLPVQNYLGQKNNQALAQRQWRGALRLQPPADDGGGTWQLDYGLQALDDGEFWLPAASLWAMAGDRLVWQGRRVDQGAESLLRGLGVAAQIYEPIAASLTERCPTGCGLDAIQAYEFILAIAHQLRDRGLGVILPPGLERGGTAKRLGVKVVGEVQRQRGQRLTLQSLINYDLQLMMGSGDNARLLTAKDFEALLAQKSPLVVLDGEWITLQPADVRAAKVILQQQQSAPPLTVEDALRLSIGDLQTVSKLPVTQFAARGILQELIDTLRNPEGVKAIADPPGFQGTLRPYQARGVGWLAFLERWGLGACLADDMGLGKTPQLLAFLLHLAAEDMLVKPVLIVCPTSVLSNWGHEINKFAPQLKTLLHHGDRRKKGQPLVKQVKDQQIVLTSYALLQRDFSSLKLVDWQGIVLDEAQNIKNPQAKQSQAARQLPAGFRIALTGTPVENRLTELWSILEFLNPGFLGNQSFFQRRFANPIEKFGDRQSLLILRNLVRPFILRRLKTDQTIIQDLPEKQEMTVFCDLSQEQAGLYQQLVEESLQAIADSEGIQRHGLVLTLLTKLKQVCNHPDLLLKKPAITHGHQSGKLIRLAEMLEEIISEGDRVLIFTQFASWGHLLKPYLEKYFNQEVLYLHGGTPAEQRQALVERFQQDPNSPYLFILSLKAGGTGLNLTRANHVFHVDRWWNPAVENQATDRAFRIGQTRNVQVHKFVCTGTLEEKINAMMADKQQLAEQTVDAGENWLTRLDTDKLRQLLTLSATPVDYQAEASD, from the coding sequence ATGGCGACTATCCACGGTAATTGGCAACCCTCCCACGGGGAAAACGGCGGCAAACTGTTTCTTTGGGCGGATACCTGGGGTCATCCTTTGCCAGAAACCATTGGCGATCGCCATCCCTTTGCGTTGGATCTGCCGGATTTGCTACAGGCCTGGTCGAATTTGCCCCTGGCCTTCCCCAAGGCGGATGGGGTGACAGAGGCAGCCCTTACTCTGCATTTACCCAGCCATCGCCAGCAAAAAATTCCCCTACCCTTTGTCACAGGGCAAGATCCGGTGGCCATGGATGCGAAATATCTCCACTGGCGATCGTGGCAGGTAACCGGGGTAAATCTGACCCCAAGCCAAACGTTAACGTTGCTCCAATCTATTCCCCTGGGGGGCCAAGCCTTAGCTAACTTAGGATCAGAGTTTTACTTTTACGGTCAACTGCACCGCTGGTGTTTAGATTTGGTGCTACGGGGTAAATTTGTGCCGGGACTGGAGCAAAGGGGGGAAGACGGTAATTACTATGCCCAATGGATTCCTATCCTCGATAGCATCCAAGACCAAACCCATTTAGCCCAATTTAGCCAGAGAGTACCTGCCTGCGCCCTGGCCAACCTGACTGACTCCCAGGAGCCCCAAATGTTGGTGGTGGATTTACTACAAAAATTATTGCAAGCCCAAATTGGTGCCGTCAGTCCCAGCCTAGCCAACGTTAAAGAAGTCTGGTTGAATGATTGGCTCCGGGGATTAACCCATGGGGGGCAAACCTCCCTCGGCACAGGCAAAGCTCTACAACGATTAGCCACATCCTTAGACCATTGGTATTTACCAGTCCAGAATTATTTGGGCCAAAAAAATAACCAAGCTTTAGCCCAACGGCAATGGCGGGGGGCTCTGCGGTTACAACCTCCAGCGGACGATGGGGGGGGAACCTGGCAACTGGATTATGGTTTACAAGCCCTGGATGACGGGGAATTTTGGCTCCCGGCGGCTTCCCTCTGGGCCATGGCCGGCGATCGCCTGGTGTGGCAGGGAAGGAGGGTTGACCAGGGGGCGGAAAGTTTACTGCGGGGCTTAGGGGTAGCTGCCCAAATTTACGAACCCATTGCTGCAAGTTTGACGGAAAGGTGTCCCACGGGCTGTGGGCTAGATGCCATCCAAGCCTACGAATTTATCCTGGCAATCGCCCATCAATTGCGGGATCGGGGGTTAGGGGTAATCCTCCCGCCGGGGTTAGAACGGGGCGGCACCGCCAAACGGTTAGGGGTAAAAGTGGTGGGGGAAGTGCAACGGCAAAGGGGCCAGCGGCTAACTCTGCAAAGTTTAATTAATTACGACTTGCAACTAATGATGGGGAGCGGGGACAATGCCCGGTTATTGACGGCCAAGGACTTTGAAGCGTTACTAGCCCAAAAATCTCCCCTGGTGGTGCTGGACGGAGAATGGATTACCCTGCAACCGGCGGACGTGCGGGCGGCCAAGGTCATTTTACAGCAGCAACAATCTGCCCCGCCCCTCACAGTGGAGGATGCTCTGCGCCTCAGCATTGGTGATTTACAAACCGTCTCTAAACTGCCGGTGACCCAGTTTGCTGCTCGGGGCATATTACAGGAATTGATCGACACCCTCCGTAACCCGGAAGGAGTGAAAGCCATTGCTGACCCACCGGGCTTTCAGGGTACTTTACGGCCCTACCAAGCTCGGGGAGTGGGCTGGTTAGCTTTTCTGGAACGGTGGGGGCTGGGGGCCTGTTTGGCAGACGATATGGGTTTGGGAAAAACACCCCAGTTGCTGGCTTTTCTGCTCCATTTAGCCGCGGAGGATATGTTAGTTAAGCCGGTGTTGATTGTTTGTCCTACGTCGGTGCTGAGCAATTGGGGTCATGAAATTAATAAGTTTGCGCCCCAACTTAAAACCCTATTGCACCATGGCGATCGCCGGAAAAAAGGGCAACCGTTGGTTAAACAGGTCAAAGACCAGCAAATTGTCCTCACCAGTTACGCTTTACTGCAACGGGATTTTAGTAGTTTGAAATTGGTGGACTGGCAGGGGATCGTGCTGGACGAAGCCCAAAATATCAAAAATCCCCAAGCTAAACAGTCCCAGGCGGCCCGGCAATTGCCAGCGGGTTTTCGCATTGCCCTCACGGGGACTCCGGTGGAAAATCGCCTGACGGAATTGTGGTCAATTTTAGAATTTTTAAATCCCGGTTTCCTGGGTAATCAGAGCTTTTTCCAACGGCGCTTTGCCAATCCCATCGAAAAATTTGGCGATCGCCAGTCGTTGTTAATTTTGCGGAATTTAGTGCGGCCGTTTATTTTGCGGCGGTTAAAAACCGACCAAACCATTATTCAAGATTTACCAGAAAAACAAGAAATGACCGTCTTCTGTGACCTTTCCCAAGAGCAAGCTGGTTTATATCAACAATTGGTGGAGGAATCCCTCCAGGCGATCGCCGACAGCGAAGGCATTCAAAGGCACGGTTTAGTTTTAACCCTATTAACCAAACTCAAACAGGTTTGTAACCATCCCGATCTATTGCTGAAAAAGCCCGCCATCACCCACGGGCACCAGTCCGGCAAGCTAATTCGTCTGGCGGAAATGCTGGAAGAAATCATCAGCGAAGGCGATCGGGTGTTAATTTTCACCCAATTTGCCAGTTGGGGTCATTTACTCAAACCCTATCTGGAAAAATACTTTAACCAAGAGGTGCTCTATCTCCACGGGGGCACTCCAGCAGAGCAACGGCAAGCTCTGGTGGAACGATTCCAACAGGACCCCAACAGTCCCTATTTATTTATCCTTTCTCTCAAGGCTGGCGGCACAGGGTTGAACCTCACGAGGGCTAACCATGTGTTCCATGTGGACCGGTGGTGGAATCCGGCGGTGGAAAATCAGGCTACCGATCGTGCTTTTCGCATTGGCCAAACTCGCAACGTCCAGGTGCACAAATTTGTCTGTACAGGCACCTTGGAAGAAAAAATTAACGCCATGATGGCGGATAAACAACAATTGGCAGAACAAACCGTGGATGCCGGGGAAAATTGGCTCACCCGCCTAGACACCGATAAACTCCGTCAGTTGCTTACCCTCTCCGCCACCCCGGTGGATTACCAAGCCGAAGCGTCCGATTGA
- a CDS encoding rhomboid family intramembrane serine protease has protein sequence MSQNSKTALRATLQSQFSIIVSFLAIFWLLEILDAFVFRGSLDQFGIYPRSLEGLRGIVFAPFLHADFGHLIANSVPFVVLAWLVMLQEVSDFWIVTIITMVVGGLGVWLIAPPNTVTVGASILIFGYLGFLLFRGWFQKNLASIVLSIVVLVLYGSALWGLLPGRAGVSWQGHLFGFIGGAIAAWLIAREKHYYSKN, from the coding sequence ATGAGCCAAAATTCCAAAACTGCCCTGCGGGCCACCCTGCAAAGTCAGTTCTCGATTATTGTCAGTTTTTTAGCCATTTTTTGGCTTCTGGAAATCTTAGATGCGTTTGTTTTTCGGGGTAGTTTGGATCAATTTGGCATTTACCCCCGCTCCTTGGAAGGTCTGAGGGGAATTGTCTTTGCACCCTTTCTCCATGCCGATTTTGGTCATTTAATTGCCAACAGCGTCCCGTTCGTTGTTCTTGCCTGGTTGGTGATGCTCCAGGAAGTGAGTGATTTTTGGATTGTGACCATTATCACCATGGTGGTGGGCGGCCTGGGAGTCTGGTTGATCGCTCCCCCTAACACCGTCACCGTTGGGGCTAGCATTCTGATTTTTGGTTACTTAGGATTTTTACTCTTTCGAGGTTGGTTCCAAAAAAACCTGGCTTCCATTGTCCTTTCTATCGTTGTCCTAGTTCTCTACGGCAGTGCCCTTTGGGGACTATTGCCTGGTCGGGCGGGGGTTTCTTGGCAGGGTCATTTATTTGGCTTCATCGGTGGAGCGATCGCCGCTTGGTTAATTGCTAGGGAAAAGCATTACTACAGCAAAAATTAG
- a CDS encoding PP2C family protein-serine/threonine phosphatase yields the protein MEPVTVGQKVLKPAVGLINQLHYPQKFALISVCFLLPLGLAIFLLLSEIQGQIQFAQLEQQGLAYLGPLQQLQQTVLVQPLISLGPNHWRSPVDQLAQVQERWGKKLATETNYGDLEQVLSQVTDRSQDTSEQILQAIAVLRTQVGNQSNLILDPDLDSYYLMEALLLKLPQLQTDLAQLGTIITAHSGPGLSPAEESQVLVIKAQLAQLKTSLVKNLGVAFTHNARQQLQPRVINSLNGLTTVLEELEQSLTKVITGQIKLNDAQLNQQSQWGLLNSLHFWRVLSPELDQLLSERIQRFQQRQWLLSTFVLATLAIAVYLFWGFYASVMATIASLSSAAEKMVAGSETKAVELQTQDEMAEVVHAFNTVADALCRLTEKLQDENLRLEAEIDITRQLQQMLMPSEQELAAVAGLEIAGFMESATEVGGDYYDVLQTNGQVRISIGDVTGHDLESSLVMIMAQTALRTLLEHGVTDPVKLLSAMNRTIYENTRRMGSSKNMTLSVLQYEAGLIRLSGQHEEVLIIRSNGATEQIDTFELGFPLGLEQDISAFVTEREITLNSGDLAVLYTDGITEAMNSQRQFYGIERLQTVLCQHRHQAPAEIRHQAIADLRNFLGDQPAEDDVTLLILKQK from the coding sequence ATGGAGCCGGTAACTGTGGGGCAAAAAGTGCTCAAACCAGCGGTGGGCTTGATTAATCAATTGCACTATCCCCAAAAGTTTGCTCTGATTAGTGTCTGTTTTTTGTTGCCCCTGGGTTTAGCCATTTTCTTGCTGCTGTCGGAAATTCAGGGTCAAATTCAGTTTGCCCAACTGGAGCAACAGGGTTTGGCTTACCTAGGGCCTCTGCAACAATTGCAACAAACAGTATTGGTGCAACCCCTAATTTCCCTGGGGCCTAACCATTGGCGATCTCCGGTTGATCAGTTGGCCCAAGTCCAGGAGCGATGGGGAAAAAAGTTAGCTACGGAAACGAATTATGGGGATTTAGAGCAAGTTTTATCCCAGGTTACAGATAGATCACAGGACACTTCAGAGCAAATTCTCCAGGCGATCGCCGTTCTGCGGACCCAGGTGGGTAATCAGTCCAATTTAATCCTGGATCCGGATTTGGATAGTTATTACTTGATGGAAGCGCTGTTGCTGAAACTGCCCCAACTGCAAACGGATTTAGCTCAACTAGGGACAATTATTACTGCCCACTCCGGCCCGGGGCTCTCTCCAGCAGAGGAATCCCAAGTGCTGGTGATTAAAGCCCAATTAGCCCAGTTAAAGACAAGTTTGGTCAAAAACCTGGGGGTTGCCTTTACCCACAATGCTCGCCAACAACTACAACCAAGGGTAATTAATAGCCTGAATGGTTTGACCACAGTCCTGGAAGAGTTGGAGCAGAGCCTAACCAAAGTAATCACCGGGCAAATAAAACTCAATGATGCCCAACTAAACCAGCAGAGCCAATGGGGTTTACTGAATAGTTTGCACTTTTGGCGGGTGCTCAGCCCCGAATTGGATCAACTATTATCCGAACGTATTCAACGATTCCAGCAACGGCAATGGCTCCTCAGCACCTTCGTTTTGGCCACCCTGGCGATCGCCGTTTATCTTTTTTGGGGCTTTTATGCCAGCGTCATGGCCACCATTGCTAGTTTGAGCAGTGCGGCGGAAAAAATGGTGGCGGGCAGTGAAACCAAAGCGGTGGAATTACAAACCCAGGACGAAATGGCAGAGGTGGTCCACGCCTTTAATACGGTGGCCGATGCCCTCTGTCGCTTGACGGAAAAATTGCAGGACGAAAATCTGCGGTTGGAAGCGGAAATTGACATTACCCGACAATTGCAACAGATGTTAATGCCTTCGGAACAGGAATTGGCGGCGGTGGCGGGGCTAGAAATTGCTGGTTTTATGGAATCGGCCACGGAGGTGGGGGGAGATTATTACGACGTTCTGCAAACCAATGGTCAAGTCAGAATTAGCATTGGCGACGTTACTGGCCACGACCTAGAAAGCAGTTTGGTGATGATCATGGCCCAAACGGCATTGCGGACTTTGTTAGAACACGGGGTAACGGATCCGGTCAAACTGTTGAGCGCCATGAACCGTACCATCTACGAAAATACTAGGCGCATGGGTTCTTCCAAGAATATGACTTTAAGCGTGTTGCAATATGAAGCGGGGCTGATTCGCCTCAGCGGCCAACATGAGGAAGTATTGATTATTCGCAGCAACGGAGCAACGGAACAGATTGATACCTTTGAGTTGGGCTTTCCCCTAGGTTTGGAACAAGATATTAGTGCCTTTGTGACGGAGCGGGAAATTACTTTAAACAGCGGTGATTTAGCGGTGCTCTATACCGATGGCATTACGGAAGCAATGAATAGCCAGAGGCAGTTTTACGGCATAGAAAGATTACAAACAGTGCTTTGCCAACATCGGCACCAGGCCCCGGCGGAAATTCGTCACCAGGCGATCGCCGATCTACGCAATTTTTTGGGCGACCAACCGGCGGAGGATGATGTCACCCTATTGATTCTCAAACAAAAGTAG
- a CDS encoding YcjF family protein: MPLPRLLTIVLAVSFILGMVIWLIDAILRLYSQVAWTSPFLANIVILLVIAVLALLIATFFYYFNLANQPKDSSGKKRRRIKLPEQKNETAAANLQAVRRQMQQIQDQVAQKALLEKTRLIEAQLKRGNLNLVVFGTGSAGKTSLVNALLGQIQGEVAPTMGTTIAGEKYYLYLDGVSRDLEITDTPGILEAGVRGTERETAARQLATEADLLLFVVDNDLRQSEYEPLQALAKIGKRSLLILNKTDLYPPDEVEVLLQTLRQRVKAFIPPEDVLAIAARPQDVAIQPGLLMRPEPEIEPLVKRLVSVLRSDGDDLMADNILLQSQRLGDEARQIIEQQRQREAMKIIDRYQWIGAGAIAVTPLPVIDLLATTAINAQMVVEIGRVYGCEIDGDRGKELAISLGKTFVGLGIVKGAVELMAQAMQLQLTTYIIGKAIQGITAAYLTRIAGKSFIQYFRQDQDWGDGGVAQVVEQQFQLSRKDEFIQAFVKQAIAKVVEPLEDFWGKESPDTTPEQLEPLPELRDLTPLEEEFIEAILPEPEVYHTRYADWDSPRPQRQDDW, translated from the coding sequence ATGCCCCTGCCCCGTTTACTAACCATTGTCCTCGCTGTCAGTTTCATTTTGGGGATGGTGATTTGGCTCATTGATGCCATTCTGCGGCTTTATTCCCAGGTGGCTTGGACTTCCCCTTTTTTGGCCAATATTGTCATTTTGCTAGTTATTGCGGTACTAGCTCTGTTGATTGCCACTTTTTTTTACTATTTCAACCTGGCTAATCAGCCCAAGGATAGTTCTGGTAAAAAACGGCGACGCATAAAATTACCTGAGCAAAAAAACGAAACGGCGGCGGCTAATTTACAAGCAGTGCGGCGGCAGATGCAACAAATCCAAGACCAGGTGGCCCAAAAAGCGCTATTGGAAAAAACCCGTTTAATTGAGGCGCAGTTAAAACGAGGCAATTTAAATTTAGTGGTGTTTGGCACAGGATCGGCGGGTAAAACCTCTTTGGTGAATGCTTTATTGGGCCAAATTCAGGGAGAAGTAGCCCCCACCATGGGCACCACGATCGCCGGGGAAAAATATTATCTTTACTTGGATGGGGTAAGCCGGGATTTGGAAATTACGGACACACCGGGCATTTTAGAGGCGGGGGTGCGGGGTACGGAACGGGAAACAGCGGCTCGGCAATTGGCCACGGAGGCGGATTTGCTACTGTTTGTGGTGGATAATGACCTACGTCAGTCGGAATACGAACCCCTGCAAGCATTGGCCAAAATTGGTAAACGGTCTTTACTCATTCTCAATAAGACTGATCTGTATCCCCCGGATGAGGTGGAAGTATTATTGCAAACCCTCCGGCAACGGGTTAAAGCCTTTATTCCCCCGGAAGATGTGTTGGCGATCGCCGCTCGGCCCCAGGATGTGGCCATTCAACCGGGATTACTGATGAGACCAGAGCCGGAAATTGAGCCTTTGGTGAAACGTTTAGTGTCCGTGCTCCGCAGTGATGGGGACGATTTGATGGCGGATAACATTCTGTTGCAGTCCCAACGGCTGGGGGATGAGGCTCGGCAAATTATTGAACAGCAACGGCAACGGGAAGCCATGAAAATTATTGACCGTTACCAATGGATTGGGGCGGGAGCCATTGCCGTGACCCCCTTGCCAGTGATTGATCTGTTGGCCACTACGGCCATTAATGCCCAAATGGTGGTGGAGATCGGTCGGGTCTATGGCTGTGAAATTGACGGCGATCGGGGCAAGGAGTTGGCCATTTCCCTGGGTAAAACCTTTGTGGGACTAGGCATTGTCAAAGGGGCGGTGGAGTTGATGGCCCAAGCCATGCAGTTGCAACTCACTACCTATATCATTGGTAAAGCAATTCAGGGCATCACTGCGGCCTACCTCACCCGCATTGCTGGTAAAAGTTTTATTCAATATTTCCGTCAGGATCAGGATTGGGGCGATGGCGGCGTGGCCCAAGTGGTGGAACAACAATTCCAACTCAGTCGCAAAGATGAATTTATCCAAGCCTTTGTTAAACAGGCGATCGCCAAAGTGGTGGAACCCCTGGAAGATTTTTGGGGCAAGGAAAGCCCAGATACTACCCCAGAACAGCTAGAACCCTTGCCAGAACTGAGAGATTTAACGCCCCTAGAGGAAGAATTCATCGAAGCCATCCTACCTGAACCGGAAGTTTACCATACCCGTTATGCCGATTGGGATAGTCCCCGACCCCAGCGCCAGGATGATTGGTAA
- the fusB gene encoding elongation factor G variant FusB, with the protein MEKDLTRYRNIGIFAHVDAGKTTTTERILKLTGRIHKLGEVHEGESTMDFMEQEAERGITIQSAATSCFWKDHQLNVIDTPGHVDFTIEVYRSLKVLDGGIGVFCGSGGVEPQSETNWRYANDSKVARLIYINKLDRTGADFYRVVKQVETVLGAKPLVMTLPIGTENDFVGVVDILTEKAYIWDDSGDPEKYEITDIPADMVDDVATYREMLIETAVEQDDDLMEKYLEGEEISIDDIKRCIRTGTRKLDFFPTYGGSSFKNKGVQLVLDAVVDYLPNPKEVPPQPEVDLEGEETGNYAIVDPEAPLRALAFKIMDDRFGALTFTRIYSGTLSKGDTILNTATGKTERIGRLVEMHADSREEIESAQAGDIVAIVGMKNVQTGHTLCDPKNPATLEPMVFPDPVISIAIKPKKKGMDEKLGMALSKMVQEDPSFQVETDEESGETIIKGMGELHLDIKMDILKRTHGVEVEMGKPQVAYRESITQQVSDTYVHKKQSGGSGQYAKIDYIVEPGEPGSGFQFESKVTGGNVPREYWPAVQKGFDQSVVKGVLAGYPVVDLKVTLTDGGFHPVDSSAIAFEIAAKAGYRQSLPKAKPQILEPIMAVDVFTPEDHMGDVIGDLNRRRGMIKSQETGPMGVRVKADVPLSEMFGYIGDLRTMTSGRGQFSMVFDHYAPCPTNVAEEVIKEAKERQAAA; encoded by the coding sequence ATGGAAAAAGATCTCACTCGTTACCGCAATATTGGTATTTTCGCCCACGTAGATGCGGGTAAAACCACCACCACCGAACGGATTTTGAAGTTAACCGGGAGAATCCATAAACTCGGCGAGGTACACGAAGGCGAATCCACCATGGACTTCATGGAGCAGGAAGCGGAGCGGGGTATCACCATCCAATCGGCGGCCACCAGTTGTTTTTGGAAAGATCATCAACTCAATGTTATCGACACCCCTGGCCACGTGGACTTCACTATTGAAGTTTACCGCTCCCTGAAAGTGTTGGATGGCGGCATTGGGGTATTTTGTGGCTCCGGCGGTGTGGAACCTCAGTCGGAAACCAACTGGCGCTATGCGAACGATTCTAAAGTCGCCCGTTTGATTTACATTAATAAACTTGACCGTACCGGGGCAGATTTTTACCGGGTAGTTAAGCAGGTGGAAACGGTGCTCGGGGCTAAACCCTTGGTGATGACTCTGCCCATTGGGACAGAAAATGATTTCGTTGGTGTGGTGGATATTCTCACGGAAAAAGCCTATATCTGGGATGACTCCGGCGACCCGGAAAAATATGAAATCACCGACATTCCTGCTGACATGGTGGACGATGTGGCCACCTACCGGGAAATGCTGATCGAAACAGCGGTGGAACAGGACGATGATTTGATGGAAAAATACCTGGAAGGGGAAGAAATCAGCATCGATGACATCAAGCGTTGTATCCGTACCGGCACCCGTAAGTTGGACTTTTTCCCCACCTATGGCGGTTCCTCCTTTAAAAACAAAGGGGTACAACTGGTGCTGGATGCGGTGGTGGACTACTTGCCCAACCCCAAAGAAGTACCTCCTCAACCGGAAGTGGATTTAGAAGGGGAAGAAACCGGCAACTACGCCATTGTTGATCCAGAAGCCCCCCTGCGGGCCCTGGCGTTCAAAATTATGGACGACCGCTTTGGTGCTTTGACCTTCACCCGGATTTACTCCGGTACCCTCAGTAAAGGGGACACCATTCTCAATACTGCCACCGGTAAAACAGAACGCATTGGTCGTTTGGTGGAAATGCACGCCGATTCCCGGGAAGAAATTGAGTCCGCTCAAGCCGGGGACATTGTGGCGATCGTGGGCATGAAAAATGTGCAAACGGGCCACACTCTCTGTGACCCCAAAAATCCGGCCACTTTGGAACCCATGGTCTTCCCCGACCCGGTGATCTCCATTGCCATTAAGCCCAAGAAAAAAGGCATGGACGAAAAATTGGGTATGGCTCTGAGCAAAATGGTGCAGGAAGATCCTTCCTTCCAAGTGGAAACCGACGAAGAAAGCGGTGAAACCATCATTAAGGGGATGGGGGAATTGCACTTGGATATCAAAATGGATATTCTCAAGCGTACCCATGGTGTAGAAGTGGAAATGGGTAAACCCCAGGTGGCCTACCGGGAATCCATTACCCAGCAGGTATCGGATACCTATGTACACAAGAAGCAGTCCGGTGGTTCTGGTCAGTATGCCAAAATTGACTACATCGTGGAGCCTGGGGAACCCGGTTCTGGCTTCCAGTTCGAGTCCAAAGTAACCGGTGGTAACGTGCCCCGGGAATATTGGCCCGCAGTACAAAAAGGTTTTGACCAGAGTGTGGTTAAAGGCGTTTTGGCTGGCTATCCTGTGGTGGACTTGAAAGTTACCCTCACCGACGGTGGCTTCCACCCTGTAGACTCTTCGGCGATCGCCTTTGAAATTGCGGCCAAAGCTGGTTACCGTCAAAGCTTACCCAAAGCCAAACCCCAAATTTTGGAACCGATTATGGCGGTGGATGTGTTCACCCCGGAAGACCATATGGGGGATGTAATCGGCGATTTGAACCGTCGTCGGGGCATGATCAAATCCCAGGAAACTGGCCCCATGGGAGTGCGGGTAAAAGCGGATGTGCCTTTGAGCGAAATGTTCGGCTACATTGGTGATTTGCGGACCATGACTTCCGGTCGGGGTCAATTCTCCATGGTGTTTGACCACTACGCTCCCTGCCCCACCAACGTTGCGGAGGAAGTAATCAAAGAAGCCAAAGAACGGCAAGCCGCTGCTTAA
- a CDS encoding radical SAM protein: MNTTFPAVYGPVNSWRYGRSLGIDPIGAISTCSFNCVYCQLGEIEHLSGDRQIFIPTADILRELAQFAPWEVDVITLSGSGEPTLAKNLGEILEGIKKLTGKLTLVLTNATLLNDAQVREELSLADKISVKLDGLWPDQLQRINRPIAGIELEQILTGIQTFQQEFTGELSVQTMVLQPWDQTTENRYLELLSLIKPTEVQLNRPTRPKPLQRELEGRGNHTGTPYGDRPVTQIKCVDGQTLQNLAKKISGAIGIPVRCAPVKVL, encoded by the coding sequence ATGAACACAACTTTTCCGGCGGTGTACGGCCCCGTTAATTCCTGGCGCTATGGCCGTTCCCTGGGTATTGATCCCATCGGGGCTATTTCCACCTGTTCTTTTAACTGCGTTTATTGTCAACTGGGGGAAATTGAGCACCTCAGCGGCGATCGCCAAATTTTCATTCCCACCGCTGACATTTTGCGAGAATTGGCCCAGTTTGCCCCCTGGGAGGTGGATGTAATTACCCTAAGCGGCAGCGGAGAGCCGACGTTAGCCAAAAATTTAGGGGAAATTCTCGAAGGCATTAAAAAGTTGACTGGGAAATTAACCCTGGTACTCACCAATGCGACTTTGTTAAATGATGCTCAGGTAAGAGAAGAGCTCTCCTTAGCAGACAAGATTTCTGTCAAATTAGACGGATTGTGGCCAGACCAGTTACAAAGAATTAACCGACCGATCGCCGGCATTGAGTTGGAGCAAATTTTGACTGGTATTCAAACCTTTCAGCAGGAGTTTACAGGGGAATTATCAGTGCAAACCATGGTGCTGCAGCCCTGGGACCAGACAACTGAGAACCGTTATTTGGAGCTTTTATCCCTAATTAAGCCCACCGAAGTGCAACTCAACAGGCCCACCAGGCCCAAACCCCTCCAGCGGGAATTGGAAGGCCGGGGTAACCATACCGGCACCCCCTACGGCGATCGCCCTGTGACTCAAATCAAATGCGTCGATGGTCAGACCCTACAAAATTTGGCCAAAAAAATAAGTGGGGCGATCGGCATTCCTGTCCGCTGCGCCCCCGTAAAGGTCTTGTAA
- a CDS encoding NifU family protein, whose product MELTLNNVETVLDELRPYLMADGGNVEVVELDGPIVKVRLQGACGSCPSSTMTLKMGIERKLREMIPEIAEVEQVL is encoded by the coding sequence ATGGAACTCACCCTAAATAATGTGGAAACGGTATTGGATGAACTCCGTCCCTACCTGATGGCTGACGGCGGCAATGTGGAAGTAGTAGAATTAGACGGTCCCATTGTCAAAGTACGTTTGCAGGGCGCTTGTGGATCCTGTCCCAGTTCCACCATGACCCTAAAAATGGGTATTGAGCGCAAATTAAGGGAAATGATCCCAGAAATTGCTGAAGTTGAGCAAGTCCTCTGA